CCGCCATGATTCGGTCACCATCCTTCAGAACAGATGAACCGGTATTCACATGCACCAGGGTAATGTGTGACCGGAAGGTCGCACTGACATGCTTGAGGATGCCCAGATTTCCGTTCATCAGCGGATTGATCTTATCCACCGCAAAAACAATATGCTCAGGAGTCACAAAGCGCGCATTTTCAGGAATCGCCAGTACAGGGCATGGTGCAGACCGGATGACGGAAGCCGTATTAGTGCCCATCAAAAGGTCCCTGATACCGTTATTCCCGCCGGTTCCCATGACCACAAGTGACATCGACTGGCTTTTCACCATCTTCCTGATCACCAGGGTAAGATCTCCTGGCCTGCTGCAGAAAGAAAATTGTGCCCGGCGATTCTCATTGAGAGCATGCAGTCGTTGCACCTCTTCCGCCAGTTTTTCCTCTGAGTTTCTCTTGAGAATATCATCAATGGTAATGAGCGTATCGGCGGTGGAATGCGGAACCAGGTAGCTGTTCAGAAGAACAAATTGTACCGGCTCATACGCGAAAAGTGCAACGGCATAGTCCGCCGCATTCTGCGCGCATGGTGAGAAATCAGTGGGTATCAGTATCTTTTTCATGATTCAAACCTCTCCGGATAATGCAAATATCCTGCAATGGTAAGGCAAGCTCCATGAAGTAAGTCAGCGTGAAGGATGATTTTTGTCAGTCCCGGAATAACCGCATGGTTCCTTCCGGGTGGCTTCCCCTTAAAACTTCAGGTTTGCCAGCTTTTCAGGTTGCAAGATGGTGATCTCCCTTCCGCTCACTTCGATGAGGGATTCTTCCTTAAAATCTGACAAGGTCCGGATCACCGATTCCGTGGCAGTACCAACGATACTTGCCAGATCATCACGGGAAATAGCCATTCGAAAGCTGTCGCCACCATCCTCTTTGTACTTCTTCTGGAGATATACCAGGGCTTCCGCAACCCGTTTCCTTACGGTATTGTATGCGAGGCTGAGCAACTGGTTCTCTTTTTCGATGATGCTGGATGACAGCATCCGGATAAATTTCTGGGCCACATCCCGGTTGTTGTATAACAGAGACAGAAAGTCTTGCTTGGGGATAATCACCAGCTCGAGGTCATCCAGGGCCATGGCGCTGTCCTGATAGGTATCTTCCTCCAACAGGGCCATATAACCTACAAAGTCTCCTTCTTTGTGAAGTCCGGTCACATACTCCTTCCCGTCACTGTTCATTTTGTAGGTTTTCACCTTGCCTGACTTGATAAAAAACAAGGCATTGGGAAAATCTCCTTCGTGGTAAATGACATCCTTCTTTTTGAATGTGCGGTGTTTTTTTTCTGTAGATAGTTTCTCCAGCTCCTCAAGGTTCCGGACATCATCCAGAAATTCATACAGACCCTCCGCATCACCGGCAAATGCCTTCCTGAACCGCTCACTCTTCTGCAGCCTGGTCTCGACAGCATTGAGCAGTTCCATCTCTTCAAATGGTTTGGTGATGTAATCATCCGCACCCATGCTCATACCCTTCCGGAAATCCACCTTCTCTGTTTTTGCCGTCAAAAAAATAAAAGGGATCGCTGACGTGGTGGCATCTTTTCCCAGCATATACAGCACACCATAACCATCCAGTTCGGGCATCATGATATCGCAAATGATAAGGTCCGGTTTATCGGTCTTTGCTTTATCAACGCCCACCTTTCCGTTCTCAGCGGTGGTTACCGAATAGTTGGCCATTTCAAGGATTTCAGCCGTATTTTCCCTAACGTCAGGATTGTCCTCTATGAGTAGGATTTTCTTTTTCATTTGGTAGTTCTCGTGGGAATGACAAGATAAAAATTGTTCCTTTATTCTGTTCACTTCGAAGGGATACTTCACCGTGAAGCAGATCTACATATCGTTTGACGATATTCAAACCGAGACCGGTGCCCTGAATATTGGTTGCATTGCGGGCCCTGAAAAACCGCTCGAACATATGATCCATATCACTTTCGGGGATACCTATGCCCTGATCTTCGATCTCAATGGTAAGTGTATCCTGCGACAGTCGGCTTCTCAGGAAAATGGTCGAATGATCGCCTGAATACTTGATGGCATTGGAGATGAGGTTATTTAAAATATTACGGACCATTTGTTCATCGAGCACCACCTGATCCTCCCCTTCATGCACATGATCAATGACCTGTCCCTCCCTTGTCATATGACCGAACTCTTCCACCAGATCCTCTTCCAGCTGCAGTATTGAGAAGGCTTTTGGAACAACACGTACCAGTCCGCCTTCAAGTTTATCCAGCGACAGAAAATCATTCAGAATACCCGTGAGGTTATTCACGTTTGACCTGATCCGGTGAAAATGCTTACCCACCTTTTCCTTAAATGACTCCAGACTTTCGGCACGCTCCATGTGTTTTTCGATGAGGCCTGAAGAGGAAAGTATGGTTGCAAGCGGTGTCCTGAACTCATGGGATGCCATTGACACAAATCGCGTTTTCAGCTCGTTCAGTTGTTTTTCCTTATGCAGCGCCTGCTGCATATCATCTTCCGCCTTTTTCTGCGCCGTAACATTGTGTTCCACCACCAGTATCTGGTTGATCTGGCCGTTGGTATCCGACAATGGTACTGCATTCAGCACATAATAATTGCCACGCTGAGCGACTTCGATCACCCGTGGTTTTCCGTCGAAGACCTCCTGTAACTCACCAACGATACGGTCTGCCGTTTGCACTGGCAAACGCTCAGCAATGGGGGTTCCGATAAGGTCTTTACTGGTAATGCCGAGTTTATACAACTCCTTTCCTTCCACAAACACATATGCCAGATCACGATCAAGCACATTGATGGTGCCATTCGGAAAATTCCTTGCGATGGTGCTGTACAGGCGCTGGCTTTTCTCCAGTTCCCTGGTGCGATCTATTACCCGGCTTTCCAGCTCGGCATTGATGATCCGCAATTTTTCCTGGTAAGCGTGCTGTTCCGTGATATCCTCACCGGAGCTCAGAATACTTCCGGGGTTTCCTTCGTCCTCCTCCAGCCGGATGTGATGCCATGCAATCATACGTTTGTTTCCTGCCGTATCACAAAGAGGAAAGGAAGATGTCCTGATCGTACCGGGACTTTCCCTGACAAGTTCATCATAAATGGCGCGGACCTTCTTACCATCATCCGACGCGACATAATCCTCTATCCAGTGATGATCCAACGCCACGTTTTCATCCACCCCCAGCACCGTTGTTGCCTTTTTGTTGATCAGGGTTACCCTGTGATCCGCGTCGGTTACCACAAACAGCGTCTCTGCCATATCAAGATAGGTCTGAGCCCTGGACTTTTCTATGAGCGCTTCTTTCTCCGCCTTCTTCCGTGCGGTTATATCTGTGATAAGCGCCATCGTCAGTGGCTGATCCCCGTGTATAAAGTGGTTCAGGCTGATCTCCACAGGAAAGGTGCTTCCGCTTTTGCGTTGTGCATACAGATCTCGGCCATATCCCATGGGACGCCGGCTGGGATGTTTCTGAAAACCTTCCCGGTGACCGGCATGGCTACCTGCATATTTTTTCGGAATGAGCGCTTCCACTTTCAGACCATTCATCTCCCCTGTTTCAAAGCCGAAAAGTTCATGAGCCCTCGGGTTCGCAGAGAGGATGGCGCCCTGATGATCCACCACCAGCATACCTTCCGCCGCCGAGTCGAACATCACCTGATAAAAGTTGTTCTCCTCAGAAGTGATCAGTGGTATTTTCCCGGTATCCATGACAAACCAAAAGTAAGAAAATCAGGGTTTCACTGTTTCGGGATGCACAGGATTTTCCAACGATATAAACTCATCACCTTTCTCATAAGGCACATAACTGATGATAAACTGGAACATCTCATCCGTGGTTTTCATACTTATGTCATGTTCGGTAATGGTACGTGGCGGGTCGAACGGGTTATCCGGGTTGTCGGTGGTATTATCATAGACTCCTTGCGCGACGATCACCGATCCTTTGGGAATCTTCAACATGGTTGGAAAGGTGTAAAAATACTGCCAGCGAAAATCCCACCTGGGGATGTGTACCAATGGAATGGTGTCACCTCCCGGCGCAAGGGCATAAGCCAGGAATGACCTCCCCAGCAGGTGCATGTGCGGATTGATGGTGATCAGCGACAAATCCGTGATCACCTCCAGCCGGGTGGTAAACGTTTGCACCTTGTTGGGTATGATCACCAGCGGAGGAACGATCTCTGATATTCCCAATGTACCCAAGATCACTTCCTGAACAGGCCTTTCAGGTTTTTCACCAAAAAAGATATTGAAGTAGGATTGGTCCGACGCATCCAGGGGTGTGGGGCCATAGTGCATGTTGTTGATGTACAGGGCACCTTTGCGGCTCATGAAATATCCGCCAATGTTTCCCGGATACACGGGAGGTGTCACACCCGGAAGGTAGTTGCAAACGGAGGTGGTCAGCGCGGGATAGGTGCCATCATCATCAGAAGACCCAGGGTACGGTGAATGTCAGCGGGGATCATCTCTTCGGTTTCCTGGTTGACCGCCATCCGCCCTTCAAACACATTCTCTTTCTTATCGGGTTGATATGACACCATGTGTCCGTTCATATGATGCAAAAGTTCCCGGTTACCCGGTACGAATTCTATCAACCTGATAAAGGTATCTCTTTCGATTTCCCAGGGAATTTTCATGACGATAAAATGGTCGGTGTTGTTGCCTTCGATGTGGTAAGGTTGTGGCATACGCAACACCAGATCCGGTTTACCCAGTTGGGAATGCTCCGGGAAGCGGGGAAGATCCGGCAATGCTTTGGCAGGCCCCTCCGTAGCACCGTCTTCCACCCATTTTGCAATCAGGGCGATTTCCCGGTCGGTGAGGCCCCGTTCGTTGGCAAAATGCCGGTAAGAACGGTCGGCGGGCGAGGGAGGCATATAACGACTTCCTGTTACCTGTCGGATCATCTTTGCTCTTTTCCTTACCTGCTGGTAGGTCTGAAAAACAAAAGGCCCTGCTTCTCCGGGGCGGTGACATGGGGTACAGTTATTAAAGATGACGGGAGCGACGTGTTCCGTAAAAGTAATTTGTTCGGGCAGATCGAAGGAAGATCCGGAGGGTGAAGATTCCTGGCAACCGACAAACACACATACCAGTATAGCACATTGCAGTATAACGAAGTACCTCATTCGATAAGACATCCTACGGCTTTGGTTTTCTTATTCACGACCTCCTTGTTTTCCAACAGGGCATGGATGGCATCCTTCAGATAGTGTTCTGAAGCCTTGCGTCGCTGTTTGCCCAGGGAAAAGGCCCAGTTATCGATCTTTCCGCTATACCGGGTTATTCCGTCTCCATCAACAACGAAGGCCTCAGGGGTAATGGTTGCCCCCAGGGCATGGGTCAATGCATAGCCGGTATCCAGCAACACGGTCATCGCAGGTTCGAACCGCTGACAGAAGGAATCGATCTCCAGGGTAGTATAGAACGTACCCGGAAATACAAGGTAGAAATTGGTGAGGTCGTCCTGAAATTCTTCAAAGATCGTGTTGTACGTGAGGGAGTAATTTTCGCTCAACGGGCATTCCGGACTAAAAAAGACAAATATGTTGGCTTTAAATTTTTGAATATCCGCCAAAGGTACCGGACGGCCGGTTCTATCCTGTATGATAAGTCCTCTAAGCTTTTGAGGTTGGTTATTGCAGCTTCCGAGAGTGCAGATGATCGTCAAAGCGAGGCCGATTCCGGATACCCATTTCATTGAGGTAAAGTTAATGATTCGATGCTGAAGCATCTATAAATTGATAAAAGACAAGATGATAAGCAATACATATGATGTAGCCAGATTATAAGACATCAGATATTAGAGATGAGAAGTCAGACAAGCGTCCTGGTAACCGTAAATACTGCAAAGTAGCTGAAAGCCACAGAATAGCCCGACAAAGGCACATAAGTCCCGGGCGTAGAGCGATCCGGGAATCTTCGCCGAACTGACATCCTGATTCCATGGACATGATAATGATAATTCTACATCATCTAACTTCTAATATCTGACCGTCTTTCTTCCAAACCACCATCAATGAAACTGGTCGCGCCGCTAGCTACTAACGCGTTGACCACTTAAAATACCTGACACGCAGGCAATCCGATATCCGGAATTGTATTAAGCCTTCTGATGGATAACCCCGAAGGGGTGAAAGTATTATAGCCCGGGATTTTATTTATGATTTCAGGAACCCCACCCCGGCTATGGTTTGCTGAATATACCAAAAGAATGATGATCAGCCGGGGCGGGGTTCTGTAAGGATTCGGGAGTATTTGTTTTTTATAATTCTTTCACCCCTTTGGGGTTAGAGAAAAAGCTGCTATATCCAAGCGATCGTACAGTATACCCTGATAACGACATACCTTAAGCCCGAATAACTCTAAGTGGTCAACTACTATCTACTAACTACTATTTACTATTTACCTACATTTGTGACTGACGATCAGATCAGGTGACAAATTGGTACGCATCGTGGTTTGACTCTCCGTATTATCACATGCTTTACTGTCATCGTGATGACGAAGAGGCAGCCGGCTTTCTTGGCAGGTTGATGGAAAAGGTACAGGTTCCGGAGAACGGATGTATTCTGGACCTGGCATGCGGCCGGGGGCGTCATACAAGACAGCTATCCGCCATGGGCTACCATGTAACGGGGATAGACCTGTCTCCTTCCAATATTCAATACTGTACTTCCAGACAACCACAAGGCACAGAATATTACGTGCATGACATGCGAAAGAATTTCCGTATCAATTACTTTGATATGGTATTGAATATGTTTACCAGTTTCGCTTACTTTGATGATCCGAGGGAGAACCTGGCCGTTTTGCGTGCCGCTTCTGACAACCTGAAACCTGGTGGCATATTGGTCATCGACTTCTTCAATGCCCATTGGGCAAACAAAGAATTGCCCTGCACCCAGGATGTTCAGGAAAAGGGAATAGATTTTCATATCACGAAAGAAAAGGAAGGCGCATTTTTTGTAAAATCAATCACGTTCAATGCAGAAGGTAAGGATCACCTATACCGGGAAAAGGTCAGGGCATTGACACTTGACGATTTCCATACACTATTTTCCATGACAGACTTGACCATACGGGCCACATATGGGGACTACGATCTGAATCCATTTGACAAAGACAAATCCGAACGACTTATCCTGGTGGCTGGTAAACCCTGATTTATGCAATTGACCGTCATTATTGGCTTGTTATTTTCCGTGGTGCTTGGATCCGGAATTGTACTCTCCCTGAGGCCCAAGCCGGCCGTTATAAAAATGATGCTGGCCTTCAGTGGTGCCTACCTTTTATCCGTTTGTGTGCTTGAGCTGATCCCTGAGATCTACTTCTCCCTGGAAGAAA
The sequence above is a segment of the Flavobacteriales bacterium genome. Coding sequences within it:
- a CDS encoding universal stress protein, which produces MKKILIPTDFSPCAQNAADYAVALFAYEPVQFVLLNSYLVPHSTADTLITIDDILKRNSEEKLAEEVQRLHALNENRRAQFSFCSRPGDLTLVIRKMVKSQSMSLVVMGTGGNNGIRDLLMGTNTASVIRSAPCPVLAIPENARFVTPEHIVFAVDKINPLMNGNLGILKHVSATFRSHITLVHVNTGSSVLKDGDRIMAEQGQKAFDNRISLDAETVEDKNIIAGLQKYLAAHEDVQWVVMMPEKHAFPENLYHRSTTTRWVSQAPLPLLALRESY
- a CDS encoding response regulator, translating into MKKKILLIEDNPDVRENTAEILEMANYSVTTAENGKVGVDKAKTDKPDLIICDIMMPELDGYGVLYMLGKDATTSAIPFIFLTAKTEKVDFRKGMSMGADDYITKPFEEMELLNAVETRLQKSERFRKAFAGDAEGLYEFLDDVRNLEELEKLSTEKKHRTFKKKDVIYHEGDFPNALFFIKSGKVKTYKMNSDGKEYVTGLHKEGDFVGYMALLEEDTYQDSAMALDDLELVIIPKQDFLSLLYNNRDVAQKFIRMLSSSIIEKENQLLSLAYNTVRKRVAEALVYLQKKYKEDGGDSFRMAISRDDLASIVGTATESVIRTLSDFKEESLIEVSGREITILQPEKLANLKF
- a CDS encoding PAS domain S-box protein; translation: MDTGKIPLITSEENNFYQVMFDSAAEGMLVVDHQGAILSANPRAHELFGFETGEMNGLKVEALIPKKYAGSHAGHREGFQKHPSRRPMGYGRDLYAQRKSGSTFPVEISLNHFIHGDQPLTMALITDITARKKAEKEALIEKSRAQTYLDMAETLFVVTDADHRVTLINKKATTVLGVDENVALDHHWIEDYVASDDGKKVRAIYDELVRESPGTIRTSSFPLCDTAGNKRMIAWHHIRLEEDEGNPGSILSSGEDITEQHAYQEKLRIINAELESRVIDRTRELEKSQRLYSTIARNFPNGTINVLDRDLAYVFVEGKELYKLGITSKDLIGTPIAERLPVQTADRIVGELQEVFDGKPRVIEVAQRGNYYVLNAVPLSDTNGQINQILVVEHNVTAQKKAEDDMQQALHKEKQLNELKTRFVSMASHEFRTPLATILSSSGLIEKHMERAESLESFKEKVGKHFHRIRSNVNNLTGILNDFLSLDKLEGGLVRVVPKAFSILQLEEDLVEEFGHMTREGQVIDHVHEGEDQVVLDEQMVRNILNNLISNAIKYSGDHSTIFLRSRLSQDTLTIEIEDQGIGIPESDMDHMFERFFRARNATNIQGTGLGLNIVKRYVDLLHGEVSLRSEQNKGTIFILSFPRELPNEKENPTHRGQS
- a CDS encoding redoxin domain-containing protein; this encodes MKWVSGIGLALTIICTLGSCNNQPQKLRGLIIQDRTGRPVPLADIQKFKANIFVFFSPECPLSENYSLTYNTIFEEFQDDLTNFYLVFPGTFYTTLEIDSFCQRFEPAMTVLLDTGYALTHALGATITPEAFVVDGDGITRYSGKIDNWAFSLGKQRRKASEHYLKDAIHALLENKEVVNKKTKAVGCLIE
- a CDS encoding class I SAM-dependent methyltransferase; protein product: MLYCHRDDEEAAGFLGRLMEKVQVPENGCILDLACGRGRHTRQLSAMGYHVTGIDLSPSNIQYCTSRQPQGTEYYVHDMRKNFRINYFDMVLNMFTSFAYFDDPRENLAVLRAASDNLKPGGILVIDFFNAHWANKELPCTQDVQEKGIDFHITKEKEGAFFVKSITFNAEGKDHLYREKVRALTLDDFHTLFSMTDLTIRATYGDYDLNPFDKDKSERLILVAGKP